The nucleotide window CCGAGCCGGAGGTGACGGAGCTGATCTCCGACGCCCGCGAGGTGGCGGAGTCCCGCGACTCACTGGGGTGTGCCGCCTACGTCTCGGCGTCGTTCTTCGAGCCGCGGGCGTTGGAGGCGGTCACCTCCGAGACCGGTGGCGGGCTGCTCTCCCGGAACAAGCGCGCCAGCTACGTGAAGCTCGCGCGGAAACAGGGGTTCCACCTCGGGCTCGTCGAGTCGCGCGAGGAGGGGTTCCACTTCACGGTGCCGGAGCTGTAGCCGGCTACGCGAACCGTTCTTCCCAACAGACGGAGAGAATCGACTTCCCGATAGCGACGCCGCCGTCGACGGGGTCGAGTGTCGTCTCGCCCGCCCGTTCGCGGTACTCGATGGGTTCTTCGACCACGTCGTAGCCGCGGGCGACCGGCCGGAGCAGCAGTTCCGCCGACAGCCCGGTGTTCTCCGTCCAGGTGATGTCGTGGAGCATCTCCCGGCGGTAGGCGCGCATCCCCGTCGTCACGTCGTGGACCCGTTCGCCCAGGAGGAGCGAGGAGACGAGCGCGAACCCGACGTTACCCAGGCGGTTGAACGACGGCATCGCGTCGGCGCCGTGGTACAGCCGGTCGCCGGAGACGACGTCGTACCCCTCGTTGATCCGGTCCAGAAACGTCGGCAGTGCCTCCATCGGGTAGGTGTCGTCACAGTCCGTCGTGACGACGACCGGGCGGTCGGGCGCGAGCACGGCCTCCCGAACGGCCTCACCGTAGCCGCGCGGGGGCTGCTCGATCACGGTCGCCCCCTTCTCGCGGGCGATCTCCGGCGTGCGGTCCGACGAGGAGTCCACGAGGACGACCTCCGCACGGTCGTCCGTCACGTCGGCGACGTCGTCTAACACCGTCCCGACGGCCGCCTCCTCGTTGTACGTTCCCATCACGACCGCCACGTCGTCGAACGTGTACGGTGCCCCGCCTGTCGACTCGTCCATACCGGTCGCTGTCGACGGCCGCACTTTAGACTTTAGGTTCGCCTAAAACAGATCAGCCCAGTCCACGACCGTCGGGCTCGTCTTCCAGGTGCTTCGCCTGGTCGACGAGGTGTTCGACGAGTCCACGGGCAGACTCCTCTACGGCGGCGAGATCGTCGTCGGCGCTCCCCTTCACACGGACGTTGATCTGGTAGAGCCCCAACTCCACCTCCGGGGCAGTGTCGGGCGACTCGGCGTCGTTCGGCGGAGCCTCGTCGTCTTCGGGTGCGTCCGTCTCCGTCTCCATCTCCTCGTCGGACTCCTGACTCATACTGCGAGCGGTGTCTCCCCGCCGGCAAAAGCGTTCGTCTTCGCAGGCTCCACTCGGGCGTCGGCGTCAGAGGCGGTCGCCGCCCGAGTCCGCGAGCGAACTGACGCCGTCGTCCAACGGCGTCCGGGCGTGGAGGCGGCGGCAGGTCTCGTCGGCGAGTCGGCGGAGATTCTCCGTGTCGTCGCGGTTGTACGACACGAGCCGTTCGAGCGCCGACTCGTCGCCGGCCTCGTACTGGTGCCACAGCCGGACGGCGTCACTGCCGCCGATGTCCGGACCGTCGCGGTCGATGCCGAG belongs to Halobaculum sp. MBLA0143 and includes:
- a CDS encoding dolichyl-phosphate hexose transferase — its product is MDESTGGAPYTFDDVAVVMGTYNEEAAVGTVLDDVADVTDDRAEVVLVDSSSDRTPEIAREKGATVIEQPPRGYGEAVREAVLAPDRPVVVTTDCDDTYPMEALPTFLDRINEGYDVVSGDRLYHGADAMPSFNRLGNVGFALVSSLLLGERVHDVTTGMRAYRREMLHDITWTENTGLSAELLLRPVARGYDVVEEPIEYRERAGETTLDPVDGGVAIGKSILSVCWEERFA